The following proteins come from a genomic window of Salinicoccus sp. RF5:
- a CDS encoding aminotransferase class I/II-fold pyridoxal phosphate-dependent enzyme has translation MPQANRKMKDIEVPGTRQFANRVEEFPDAVDLTLGQPDFETPQPIKDAAIEAINTKSMKYSHNTGLFELRETISQYYREVHGAEYDPDGEVLVTVGGSEGIDGILRAILDPGDEVLIPAPTYLGYEPIIELCGAVTKFVDMTPTGHIATPELIESNITDKTKAVLLNYPTNPTGVTYTKPQMDALVEVFRKHDIFVITDEIYAENTLEGEHISLASYTDIKEQVLVVNGLSKSHAMTGWRIGYVVGHRTIMEDVTAVHLYNTICAALPSQYAAIEALKNHRHVPKEMNEAYIERRDYIYKRLLDMGLEVSKPTGAFYIFPSIRKYDTDSFRFATNLLEATQLAVVPGRSFSEYGEGHIRLSFACSMAELKEAADRLKRYIDTLEEK, from the coding sequence ATGCCACAGGCGAACAGAAAAATGAAGGATATCGAGGTCCCGGGCACACGGCAGTTTGCCAACCGGGTGGAGGAGTTCCCGGATGCGGTGGATCTGACGCTCGGACAGCCGGACTTCGAGACGCCGCAGCCGATTAAGGATGCAGCAATCGAGGCGATCAATACGAAATCGATGAAGTACTCACATAATACGGGGCTCTTCGAACTCCGGGAGACGATCAGCCAGTACTACCGCGAGGTCCATGGTGCGGAATATGATCCGGACGGCGAGGTGCTCGTCACGGTCGGTGGGAGTGAGGGGATCGACGGGATCCTGCGTGCCATCCTCGACCCGGGTGATGAAGTGCTCATTCCCGCCCCGACTTATCTCGGCTACGAGCCGATCATCGAACTGTGCGGGGCCGTGACGAAGTTCGTCGACATGACCCCGACGGGCCACATTGCGACACCGGAACTGATCGAGTCGAATATTACAGATAAGACGAAGGCCGTACTGCTCAACTATCCGACGAACCCGACCGGCGTCACCTATACGAAGCCGCAGATGGATGCGCTTGTCGAAGTGTTCAGGAAGCATGACATCTTCGTCATTACCGATGAGATCTATGCGGAGAATACGCTTGAAGGGGAGCATATCAGCCTTGCAAGCTATACGGACATCAAGGAGCAGGTGCTCGTCGTCAACGGCCTCAGCAAGTCGCATGCCATGACCGGATGGCGCATCGGATATGTCGTCGGCCACAGGACCATCATGGAGGACGTCACGGCCGTGCATCTCTACAACACCATCTGTGCCGCACTTCCGAGCCAATATGCAGCAATCGAGGCGCTGAAGAATCATCGTCATGTGCCGAAGGAGATGAATGAAGCCTACATCGAGCGGCGCGACTACATCTATAAGCGTCTCCTCGACATGGGGCTCGAAGTGTCGAAGCCGACGGGGGCGTTCTACATCTTTCCGTCGATCAGGAAGTACGACACCGATTCGTTCCGGTTCGCGACCAACCTGCTTGAGGCGACGCAGCTCGCCGTCGTACCGGGCCGCTCGTTCTCGGAATATGGTGAGGGGCACATCCGTCTGTCATTCGCCTGCAGCATGGCGGAACTCAAGGAAGCGGCCGACAGGCTCAAGCGCTACATCGACACATTGGAAGAGAAATGA
- a CDS encoding ornithine cyclodeaminase family protein has translation MITLTDEQIEKEYHMHHAIADVKNVLQDLKDDAIIQAPRTVLPVDDNSSMLYMPCISTASKISIIKTVSIFPVNKDLPTTQGNLLVTDLTKGEHKATMDASYLTRLRTGAMTAIATERLARKDAKTLGAIGTGNMAFEQVLGVVEVRDIERIVLYNRTKEKAQKFKERLEAFGIKADIDVVDNASDVVTQSDILNCATQSTEPVFDGNDLKPGTHINGVGSFKPVMKEMDETTIKRANQIYADDLESVKEEAGELIHAVDGGIISWDDIKGELVDIFEQDYLRQDDEEITLYKCVGAGYFDLAVAGGVMKMFAE, from the coding sequence ATGATTACACTGACCGATGAACAGATTGAAAAAGAGTACCACATGCACCACGCGATAGCGGACGTCAAAAATGTCCTGCAGGATCTGAAGGATGATGCGATCATCCAGGCGCCCCGCACCGTCCTTCCGGTGGATGACAACAGCTCGATGCTGTACATGCCATGCATCAGCACGGCGTCGAAGATCTCCATCATCAAGACCGTCTCCATCTTCCCGGTGAATAAAGACCTCCCGACGACGCAGGGGAACCTGCTCGTCACCGATCTGACGAAGGGGGAGCATAAGGCGACGATGGATGCGTCATACCTCACACGCCTCCGTACCGGTGCCATGACCGCCATCGCGACGGAAAGGCTGGCACGTAAGGATGCCAAGACGCTCGGTGCCATCGGTACGGGCAACATGGCCTTCGAGCAGGTGCTCGGTGTCGTTGAAGTGCGGGATATCGAAAGGATCGTGCTCTACAACCGTACGAAGGAGAAGGCCCAAAAATTCAAGGAAAGGCTCGAGGCATTCGGCATCAAGGCCGACATCGATGTCGTGGATAATGCATCAGACGTCGTCACACAGAGCGACATCCTCAACTGTGCCACCCAGTCCACAGAGCCGGTATTCGACGGCAATGATCTCAAGCCCGGCACACACATCAACGGCGTCGGTTCATTCAAGCCCGTAATGAAGGAAATGGACGAAACGACAATCAAAAGAGCAAACCAGATCTATGCCGACGACCTCGAATCCGTCAAGGAGGAAGCTGGTGAGCTGATCCATGCGGTGGATGGCGGCATCATCAGCTGGGACGACATCAAAGGCGAACTCGTCGATATCTTCGAGCAGGACTATCTCAGGCAGGATGATGAGGAGATCACCCTCTACAAATGTGTGGGGGCGGGATATTTCGACTTGGCTGTTGCCGGCGGCGTCATGAAGATGTTTGCGGAGTAG
- a CDS encoding MalY/PatB family protein, translating to MILDIKDFVDTYYVERKNTNSTKWDLLEERFGDPDLLPIWVADMEFKAPDSVINALTERVQHGAYGYSFIPDEYYNTYSKWMEDNFGYKVEKEWCRPATGVVSALYWFMNCYTEEGDAVIITPPVYYPFFNVIRDLDRTLVTADMNENDGRFELDFDLFEQKIEENDVKLFILCSPHNPAGRVWTESELERMLAICEKHDVLVIADEIHQDFAYGEHKHTPAPLVADGKYTDRIVLVNAASKSFNLPGLLHANIVIENDALRQQFDDYAGQHIKSEKNILGHLATQAAYEGGGEWLDGLKNVILSNYAYVRETLGVHIPEAKVMKLEGTYLPMIDLRGFLAPEGTKEFVQEKCKLAVDYGEWFGEGYEGYIRLNLATHPKFVKEAVDRMVEEYKKMK from the coding sequence ATGATTTTGGATATAAAGGATTTTGTCGATACATATTATGTGGAGCGCAAGAATACGAACTCCACGAAGTGGGATCTTCTCGAGGAGCGGTTCGGAGATCCGGACCTGCTGCCGATCTGGGTCGCGGACATGGAATTCAAGGCGCCGGACAGCGTGATCAACGCACTCACCGAGCGTGTGCAGCACGGTGCATACGGCTATTCATTCATCCCGGACGAGTACTACAACACATACTCCAAATGGATGGAGGACAACTTCGGCTACAAGGTCGAGAAGGAATGGTGCCGTCCGGCGACAGGCGTCGTATCGGCACTCTACTGGTTCATGAACTGCTACACGGAGGAAGGGGATGCGGTCATCATCACACCGCCCGTCTACTACCCGTTCTTCAACGTCATCCGTGACCTCGACCGCACACTCGTGACGGCGGATATGAATGAGAATGACGGCCGCTTCGAACTCGACTTCGACCTGTTCGAACAGAAGATTGAGGAAAATGATGTGAAGCTCTTCATCCTGTGCTCGCCGCACAATCCGGCCGGCCGTGTATGGACGGAATCGGAACTCGAGCGCATGCTCGCAATCTGCGAGAAGCATGACGTCCTCGTCATTGCGGACGAGATCCACCAGGACTTCGCCTATGGGGAACACAAGCATACACCGGCACCGCTTGTGGCAGACGGCAAGTACACCGACCGCATTGTGCTCGTGAACGCCGCTTCCAAATCATTCAACCTGCCCGGCCTGCTCCATGCCAACATAGTCATCGAGAACGACGCACTGCGCCAGCAGTTCGACGACTATGCCGGCCAGCACATCAAGAGCGAGAAGAACATCCTCGGCCACCTTGCCACACAAGCCGCCTACGAGGGCGGTGGCGAATGGCTCGATGGGCTGAAGAACGTCATCCTGTCGAACTACGCCTACGTAAGGGAGACACTCGGTGTGCATATACCGGAAGCGAAAGTGATGAAACTCGAAGGCACATACCTGCCGATGATCGACCTGCGCGGCTTCCTCGCCCCTGAAGGTACGAAGGAATTCGTCCAGGAGAAGTGCAAGCTCGCCGTCGACTATGGCGAGTGGTTCGGGGAAGGCTATGAAGGCTACATCCGCCTGAACCTTGCGACACATCCGAAGTTCGTCAAAGAGGCTGTGGATCGCATGGTCGAGGAATACAAGAAGATGAAATAG
- a CDS encoding MFS transporter: MAEDRIESKGVVVVIIAAAFLLTFNQFLLITAFPTIMAEFDINATQVQWLTNAFILVTLIFIPMSGYLSTTYSARTLVIFSLTCLLIGTAIGGWSPNFGILLLSRMIQAIGAGIILPLIQTILLIVFPYHRRGFAMGLLGAVTNIAPASAPSISGIIIDYLDWRSLHWVILPFILITFVMALFLMKNVLEQNRTTLDLRSVVLSASGFALFILGLSNISVYGFLSLWSILPMAVGIVSVLFFISRQFSIPTPVLNLDLFRNRTFTLAIILIFINMMLLLSTETILPMFAQDALGTSAFLSGFLLVPGTIILSVITFVSGNLYDRYGGKRIATIGFACTALSLGLINTVGMDDSPYWIMVYFCLFMTGFGLTLMPLVTVSMSELGKADIPHGSAIVNTVRQFAMAFGIIILTSIISITVAVMEAPYAVSTYWGTSYALIVMAGLAVLGFILTLRLKETRY, from the coding sequence ATGGCGGAAGACAGAATAGAGAGCAAGGGTGTCGTTGTGGTGATCATCGCCGCAGCTTTTTTATTGACCTTCAACCAATTCCTGCTGATCACGGCATTCCCGACAATCATGGCGGAGTTCGACATCAATGCCACACAGGTCCAGTGGCTGACGAACGCCTTCATCCTCGTCACACTGATATTCATCCCGATGTCGGGGTACCTGTCGACTACCTATTCCGCCCGCACACTCGTCATCTTCTCGCTCACCTGCCTGCTCATCGGTACGGCGATCGGCGGCTGGTCGCCGAACTTCGGTATATTGCTCCTTTCACGCATGATCCAGGCGATCGGTGCGGGGATCATCCTGCCCTTGATCCAGACGATACTGCTCATCGTCTTCCCCTACCACAGGCGGGGGTTCGCCATGGGGTTGCTCGGTGCGGTGACGAACATCGCGCCCGCTTCCGCCCCGTCGATATCGGGCATCATCATCGACTATCTCGATTGGCGGTCGCTCCACTGGGTGATCCTGCCGTTCATCCTGATCACCTTCGTCATGGCGCTCTTCCTGATGAAGAACGTGCTTGAACAGAACCGGACGACGCTCGATCTCCGCTCGGTAGTCCTGTCCGCATCGGGCTTCGCCCTCTTCATACTGGGACTCAGCAACATCAGCGTGTATGGCTTCCTGAGCCTGTGGTCGATACTGCCGATGGCGGTCGGAATCGTGAGTGTGCTGTTCTTCATCAGCCGCCAGTTCAGCATCCCGACGCCGGTATTGAACTTGGATCTGTTCCGCAACAGGACGTTCACACTCGCCATCATACTGATCTTCATCAATATGATGCTGCTGCTCTCGACAGAGACGATCCTGCCGATGTTCGCACAGGACGCACTCGGTACGAGTGCCTTCCTGTCCGGCTTCCTGCTCGTACCGGGGACGATCATCCTGTCCGTCATCACATTCGTTTCCGGCAACCTGTATGACCGGTACGGCGGCAAGCGAATCGCCACGATCGGGTTCGCCTGCACCGCCCTGTCACTCGGACTGATCAACACCGTCGGCATGGATGATTCGCCCTACTGGATCATGGTGTACTTCTGCCTGTTCATGACCGGCTTCGGACTGACACTCATGCCGCTCGTCACCGTCAGCATGTCTGAGCTCGGCAAGGCGGACATCCCCCATGGCTCCGCCATCGTCAACACCGTGCGCCAGTTCGCCATGGCCTTCGGCATCATCATACTGACATCCATCATCAGCATCACCGTCGCCGTGATGGAGGCGCCGTATGCCGTGAGCACCTATTGGGGCACATCCTATGCCTTGATCGTCATGGCCGGGCTTGCGGTGCTTGGATTCATATTGACGCTCAGGTTGAAGGAGACAAGGTACTGA
- the lacG gene encoding 6-phospho-beta-galactosidase, with translation MKKLPEDFIFGGATAAYQAEGATQSGGKGRVAWDTYLEENYWYTAEPASDFYNQYPVDLELSEKFGVNGIRISIAWSRIFPDGYGEVNEEGVQFYHNLFKECHKRNVEPFVTLHHFDTPEKLHSNGDFLNRENIDHFVDYAKYCFEEFEEVNYWTTFNEIGPIGDGQYLVGKFPPGIKYDFAKLFQSHHNMMVAHARALKLFKENGYKGEIGIVHALPTKYPYDPENEEDVRAAELEDIIHNKFILDATYLGKYSDKTMEGVNHILNVNGGKLEVTDEDMEILDAAKDLNDFLGINYYMSDWMRGFDGESEITHNSKGAKGGSKYQLKGVGQREFDIDVPRTDWDWMIYPQGLYDQIMRVKKDYPNYKKIYVTENGLGYKDEFKDNTVEDDARIDYVKKHFEAIADAIEDGVDIRGYFIWSLMDVFSWSNGYEKRYGLFYVDFETQERYPKKSAYWYKELSEKKVIE, from the coding sequence ATGAAGAAGTTACCAGAAGATTTTATATTCGGTGGCGCTACAGCCGCTTATCAGGCAGAGGGTGCGACACAATCAGGTGGTAAGGGAAGGGTGGCATGGGACACGTATCTCGAGGAGAACTACTGGTATACAGCAGAACCGGCGAGTGACTTCTATAATCAGTATCCTGTAGACTTGGAGTTGAGCGAAAAGTTTGGTGTTAACGGCATAAGGATTTCCATCGCCTGGTCCAGAATCTTTCCGGATGGATATGGTGAAGTGAACGAAGAAGGTGTTCAGTTCTACCACAACTTATTTAAAGAATGTCATAAAAGGAATGTAGAACCATTCGTGACCCTCCATCACTTCGATACACCAGAAAAACTCCATTCAAATGGTGATTTCTTAAACCGTGAAAATATCGATCACTTTGTGGATTATGCAAAGTACTGCTTTGAAGAATTTGAAGAAGTAAATTATTGGACGACATTCAATGAAATCGGACCCATCGGGGACGGCCAATATTTGGTTGGTAAGTTCCCACCAGGAATTAAATACGACTTCGCAAAACTCTTCCAATCTCATCACAACATGATGGTGGCACATGCGAGAGCTTTGAAACTGTTTAAAGAAAATGGTTATAAGGGTGAGATTGGCATCGTCCACGCATTACCGACAAAATATCCATATGATCCAGAAAATGAAGAAGATGTGAGAGCTGCAGAGCTTGAAGATATTATTCATAATAAATTCATATTGGATGCGACATATCTGGGCAAGTATTCCGATAAGACTATGGAAGGTGTAAATCACATATTAAATGTGAATGGTGGAAAACTCGAAGTGACAGATGAAGATATGGAAATATTGGATGCTGCAAAAGATTTAAATGACTTCCTGGGGATCAACTACTATATGAGTGACTGGATGCGTGGGTTCGATGGTGAATCAGAAATCACGCATAACTCAAAAGGTGCCAAGGGTGGATCAAAGTATCAGCTGAAAGGTGTTGGACAAAGGGAGTTTGACATAGATGTCCCAAGAACGGATTGGGACTGGATGATCTATCCCCAGGGACTTTATGACCAAATCATGCGCGTCAAAAAAGACTATCCAAATTACAAAAAGATTTACGTAACAGAAAATGGTTTAGGGTATAAGGATGAGTTCAAAGACAATACTGTGGAAGATGATGCACGCATTGATTATGTGAAAAAGCATTTTGAAGCCATTGCAGATGCAATTGAAGATGGGGTAGACATTAGAGGCTACTTCATCTGGTCACTCATGGATGTATTCTCCTGGTCGAATGGATACGAGAAAAGATATGGTCTATTCTATGTTGATTTTGAGACGCAGGAAAGGTATCCGAAGAAGAGTGCATATTGGTATAAAGAACTTTCTGAAAAAAAAGTAATAGAATGA